A genomic stretch from Chitinophaga agri includes:
- a CDS encoding helix-turn-helix transcriptional regulator, with protein sequence MNRIDRLSAILIQLQGKKIVKAAEISERFNISLRTVYRDVRALQEAGVPIGAEAGTGYYLVEGYHLPPVMFSREEAAALLTGEKLMANLSDHSNRKEFSNAMQKIKAVLRGSEKDFLESLEDNIAVVSRRPPVGEEFPNRFLSDIQYALGKQQMLQLDYFAMHSETLTKREVEPIGIIYTSGNWHLIAWCRLRHGYRDFRMDRIKNVSVSADSYDKTRHITLKEYMDRYGEYEAQAHMVKLRFPRAFARRIGDQKFYYGLVEEQAVGECIEMTFLAPCLEWFGRWLLVWGSVPEIISPAELADKMKELALEIKQHYL encoded by the coding sequence ATGAACAGGATAGACCGTCTTTCCGCCATTCTCATTCAGTTACAGGGCAAGAAAATAGTGAAGGCAGCCGAGATCTCGGAGCGCTTTAACATCAGCCTGCGTACAGTATACAGGGACGTGAGGGCCCTGCAGGAAGCGGGTGTGCCGATTGGAGCGGAAGCCGGCACCGGTTATTACCTGGTGGAAGGATACCATCTGCCACCTGTCATGTTCAGCCGGGAAGAGGCGGCCGCCCTGCTCACCGGTGAAAAACTGATGGCCAACCTGAGTGATCATTCCAACAGGAAAGAATTCAGTAATGCCATGCAGAAGATCAAAGCCGTGCTGCGGGGCAGTGAGAAGGATTTCCTGGAATCACTGGAGGATAATATTGCGGTTGTCAGTCGCCGCCCACCGGTAGGAGAGGAGTTCCCCAACCGGTTCCTTTCTGATATTCAATATGCACTGGGTAAGCAGCAGATGCTGCAACTGGACTACTTTGCCATGCACAGTGAGACACTGACCAAGCGGGAGGTGGAACCCATTGGTATCATATATACGAGTGGCAACTGGCACCTGATAGCCTGGTGCCGTTTACGTCATGGTTACCGGGATTTCCGGATGGATCGTATTAAAAATGTGTCAGTATCGGCTGACAGCTATGATAAAACCCGCCATATTACGCTGAAAGAGTATATGGACCGTTATGGAGAGTATGAGGCCCAGGCCCATATGGTAAAGCTCCGGTTTCCGAGGGCCTTTGCCCGTCGTATCGGGGATCAGAAGTTTTATTATGGTCTTGTAGAAGAGCAGGCAGTAGGTGAATGTATAGAAATGACCTTCCTGGCGCCCTGCCTGGAGTGGTTTGGCCGCTGGTTGCTGGTATGGGGATCTGTACCCGAGATTATCTCTCCCGCCGAGCTGGCGGATAAAATGAAGGAACTCGCCCTGGAAATAAAACAACATTATTTGTAA
- a CDS encoding GyrI-like domain-containing protein, which produces MKLHLWCHWLLLVIGLVHQFLVYEQPCVITHRRTRISYPCNTKLAVMLKTDLTKVHKELYTAKSQPALIFVPAGHYVAITGKGDPDGPVFAESTQALYTAAYSVKNAYKQAGQDFTVSKLEGTWWVEQEGYPRDAPREEWHWQLLIRMPDYVTSTIVQHALKTAFQKKQLPLLQKVSLVTLAEGRSVQILHTGPYSEEPATLKVMEHFIKEEGLVYNGRHHEIYLSDPRKTAPAKMKTILRQPVK; this is translated from the coding sequence ATGAAACTACATCTGTGGTGTCACTGGCTATTGCTGGTCATTGGCCTGGTGCACCAGTTCCTGGTATATGAACAACCCTGCGTTATTACGCACAGGCGCACACGTATTTCTTACCCATGCAATACTAAACTAGCTGTTATGTTAAAAACTGATCTTACGAAAGTACACAAGGAGCTGTATACAGCGAAATCACAACCGGCACTGATATTCGTTCCGGCTGGACATTATGTGGCGATCACAGGTAAGGGCGATCCCGACGGACCCGTATTTGCAGAGAGCACACAAGCGTTATATACTGCTGCCTATAGCGTTAAGAATGCCTATAAACAGGCCGGGCAGGACTTTACAGTCAGCAAGCTGGAAGGTACCTGGTGGGTGGAACAGGAAGGTTATCCTCGGGATGCGCCCAGGGAGGAATGGCACTGGCAGTTGCTGATCCGTATGCCCGATTATGTGACCAGCACCATTGTACAGCATGCGCTGAAAACAGCTTTTCAGAAAAAGCAGCTACCCCTGTTACAGAAAGTATCGCTGGTAACGCTGGCGGAAGGCAGAAGTGTACAGATATTGCACACAGGCCCTTATTCGGAGGAACCTGCGACACTGAAAGTGATGGAACACTTCATAAAGGAGGAAGGACTGGTATACAACGGCCGGCATCACGAGATCTATCTATCAGATCCGCGTAAGACAGCGCCTGCGAAAATGAAAACCATTTTACGGCAACCAGTAAAGTGA
- the rnc gene encoding ribonuclease III, producing the protein MKLLPGFLYRFVPKKRSLYKDLYNLLGFAPGNFSLYEVALSHRSSKEKFLESNERLEYLGDAILGAIIGDYLFKKYPYKTEGYLTEMRSKIVNRQQLNDIAIKMGLRKLTIYDKYNSFLKISQIFGNTLEALVGAVYLDKGYNRTKQFVHQRLLVPYIDLEQLENVEMNHKNKLYGWANKHGKVLEFDLLEEQMDNGRRIFTVGAVVDGELICSGKAFNKKDASQIAAQQAIELLGLGEK; encoded by the coding sequence GTGAAATTACTGCCAGGATTTTTATATCGATTCGTTCCGAAAAAAAGGAGCCTCTACAAGGACCTTTATAATTTGCTGGGATTTGCCCCGGGCAACTTCTCGTTGTATGAAGTGGCGTTAAGCCATCGATCCAGCAAAGAGAAGTTCCTCGAAAGCAATGAGCGCCTGGAATATCTTGGCGACGCAATCCTTGGCGCTATTATAGGGGATTACCTCTTTAAAAAGTATCCTTACAAAACAGAAGGCTACCTGACCGAAATGCGGTCTAAAATCGTTAACCGTCAGCAGCTCAATGATATCGCTATCAAAATGGGGCTGCGTAAACTGACTATCTACGATAAATACAACAGCTTCCTGAAGATCAGCCAGATCTTCGGTAACACACTTGAAGCGCTTGTGGGTGCTGTATACCTTGACAAAGGATATAACAGGACCAAACAGTTCGTGCATCAACGGCTGCTCGTTCCCTACATTGACCTGGAGCAACTGGAAAATGTAGAAATGAACCACAAGAACAAGCTATACGGCTGGGCAAATAAGCATGGCAAAGTCCTGGAGTTTGACCTGCTGGAAGAACAAATGGATAACGGCCGTCGCATATTCACCGTCGGTGCTGTCGTAGATGGTGAACTGATCTGCAGCGGCAAAGCTTTCAATAAAAAAGACGCCAGCCAGATAGCTGCACAGCAGGCCATCGAACTGCTGGGGCTCGGCGAAAAATAA
- the fabF gene encoding beta-ketoacyl-ACP synthase II → MQPRRVVVTGLGALTPLGNSVSDFWKGLTDGVSGAGPITHFDAAKFKTRFACELKNFDATNYLDKKDARKMDPFTQTAVIAADQAVQDAGIDRNTVNVDRVGVIWASGIGGMINFCQEMKEFGQGDGTPRFSPFLIPRLILDIAAGHISIRHGFRGPNFSVVSACASATNAIIEAMHYIQYGKADVMITGGSENVINEACIGGFNAMKALSERNDDPATASRPFDLNRDGFVMGEGAGGLVLESYEHATARGAKIYAELAGGGATADAYHLTAPHPEGLGAMNVMRLALADAGLQPHDIDYINVHGTSTPLGDIAEVKAIQQVFAEHAYNLNISSTKSMTGHLLGAAGAIEAIAAIMSVIHGIVPPTINHFTKDPDLDPKLNFTFNVAQHREINAALSNTFGFGGHNASVIFKKFVA, encoded by the coding sequence ATGCAACCAAGACGAGTAGTCGTTACAGGTTTAGGCGCACTTACACCGCTCGGCAATTCCGTATCCGATTTCTGGAAGGGATTGACGGACGGTGTATCCGGTGCCGGCCCTATTACACATTTTGATGCTGCCAAGTTCAAGACCCGTTTTGCTTGCGAACTGAAGAACTTTGACGCTACCAATTACCTGGACAAGAAGGATGCACGCAAGATGGATCCTTTTACACAAACAGCCGTAATTGCTGCTGACCAGGCAGTACAGGACGCCGGGATTGACCGCAATACTGTCAATGTGGACAGAGTTGGGGTGATCTGGGCTTCTGGCATTGGTGGAATGATCAATTTCTGCCAGGAAATGAAAGAATTTGGTCAGGGTGATGGAACTCCCCGTTTCAGCCCCTTCCTGATTCCCCGGTTAATCCTTGATATTGCCGCAGGCCATATCTCCATCCGTCACGGTTTCCGTGGTCCTAACTTCTCCGTAGTATCTGCCTGTGCTTCCGCTACCAATGCGATCATTGAAGCGATGCACTACATTCAGTATGGTAAAGCGGACGTGATGATCACCGGTGGTTCAGAAAACGTTATTAACGAAGCCTGTATAGGTGGGTTTAATGCGATGAAGGCCCTGTCTGAACGAAATGATGACCCGGCAACTGCTTCCCGCCCCTTTGATTTAAACAGAGATGGCTTTGTTATGGGGGAAGGCGCAGGAGGGCTGGTGTTAGAATCCTATGAACATGCGACGGCAAGAGGAGCCAAAATTTACGCTGAATTGGCCGGAGGCGGCGCAACTGCCGATGCCTATCACCTTACTGCACCTCATCCGGAAGGACTGGGCGCTATGAACGTAATGCGGTTGGCTTTAGCAGATGCGGGACTGCAGCCCCATGATATTGATTATATTAATGTGCACGGAACTTCCACACCCCTCGGTGATATTGCGGAAGTAAAAGCTATACAGCAGGTTTTCGCGGAACATGCTTATAATCTAAACATCAGTTCCACGAAATCCATGACCGGACACCTTTTAGGTGCTGCGGGCGCAATCGAGGCCATCGCTGCTATTATGTCTGTAATACATGGTATTGTACCTCCCACCATTAATCATTTCACGAAAGATCCAGACTTGGATCCCAAATTAAATTTTACCTTTAACGTCGCACAACATAGAGAAATCAACGCTGCATTAAGTAATACCTTCGGTTTCGGAGGACATAATGCTTCCGTTATTTTCAAAAAATTTGTTGCTTGA
- a CDS encoding acyl carrier protein, translating to MSDIASRVKKIIIDKLGVDEAEVTPEASFTNDLGADSLDTVELIMEFEKEFNISIPDEQAETITTVGQAVAYLEEHVK from the coding sequence ATGTCAGACATTGCATCAAGAGTTAAAAAGATCATCATTGACAAATTGGGCGTTGACGAAGCTGAGGTAACTCCTGAAGCTAGCTTCACCAACGACCTGGGCGCTGACTCTTTGGATACGGTAGAACTGATCATGGAATTCGAAAAAGAATTCAACATCTCCATTCCTGACGAACAAGCTGAAACTATTACTACTGTTGGCCAGGCAGTTGCTTACCTGGAAGAACATGTGAAATAA
- a CDS encoding efflux RND transporter periplasmic adaptor subunit, whose product MAGNKKILTTVLFVVVAAVIILFIINRVKAPGKKGENAPEKPAAKGGGGPKNLLVDAYVVKTTSLDETIEASGTLQSNEEVQVQAEITGRITGLFFKEGTQVAKGALLVKIYDEDLKAQLQKLELQRELAKTTLERQENLLKINGISRQDVDVTRNQVSAYGADIEYTRTQLQKTELRAPFSGRLGLRNVSLGAVVSPTTIITTLQQIDPLKVDFSVPEKYRTAISQGDVVDFKVAGDQQTYKGNIYAIDPKIDLSTRTIKIRAIVPNAGKLLPGAFARVLISLKNMPDAIMIPTQAVIPGTRDKKVAIADSGKAKFVIVETGIRNADNVQITSGLSIGDTVITSGLMQIKPGAVLKYNGIK is encoded by the coding sequence ATGGCCGGCAATAAGAAGATCCTGACAACGGTTTTGTTCGTGGTAGTGGCAGCTGTCATTATCCTTTTTATTATTAACCGCGTAAAAGCTCCGGGAAAGAAAGGTGAAAATGCACCCGAAAAGCCTGCTGCCAAAGGTGGCGGTGGTCCAAAAAACCTCCTGGTAGATGCATATGTGGTGAAAACTACCTCTCTGGATGAAACCATTGAAGCGAGCGGTACCCTGCAAAGTAATGAAGAGGTACAGGTACAGGCCGAAATCACCGGCCGTATCACAGGACTCTTTTTCAAAGAAGGTACCCAGGTAGCCAAAGGCGCCCTGCTGGTAAAAATTTATGACGAAGACCTGAAAGCCCAGCTGCAAAAACTTGAACTGCAGAGGGAACTGGCTAAAACCACCCTCGAAAGACAGGAAAACCTGCTTAAGATCAATGGTATCAGCCGCCAGGATGTAGACGTTACCCGTAACCAGGTAAGCGCATACGGTGCTGATATTGAATATACCCGTACGCAGCTGCAGAAAACTGAACTCCGCGCTCCCTTCTCCGGGCGCCTCGGTCTCAGGAACGTCAGCCTGGGTGCTGTCGTGTCTCCTACTACGATTATCACTACCCTCCAGCAGATAGATCCGCTGAAAGTGGACTTCTCCGTGCCTGAAAAGTACCGCACTGCCATCAGTCAGGGCGATGTGGTCGATTTCAAAGTAGCCGGCGATCAGCAAACGTATAAGGGTAATATCTATGCCATTGATCCGAAAATTGATCTCTCCACCCGTACGATCAAGATCAGGGCTATCGTACCTAACGCAGGTAAACTGCTTCCAGGTGCCTTCGCCCGTGTACTGATCTCTCTGAAAAATATGCCCGACGCTATCATGATCCCTACTCAGGCTGTTATACCTGGTACACGCGATAAAAAAGTAGCCATTGCTGACAGCGGAAAGGCGAAATTTGTAATTGTTGAAACAGGCATCCGTAACGCAGATAATGTACAGATCACCAGCGGTCTCAGCATAGGTGATACTGTTATTACCAGCGGTTTAATGCAGATCAAACCAGGTGCTGTACTGAAGTACAATGGTATTAAATAA